The following proteins come from a genomic window of Gemmatimonadota bacterium:
- a CDS encoding type II toxin-antitoxin system Phd/YefM family antitoxin, with amino-acid sequence MDVYTYSEARQKLSSVLDKAESAGKVLIRRKDGRTYALMPERPTVSPLDVPSIDADISTQDVVTLVRQERGRIRGWRQRAQ; translated from the coding sequence ATGGACGTATATACGTACTCGGAAGCCAGACAAAAACTCTCCAGCGTACTCGACAAAGCTGAGTCAGCGGGTAAGGTCCTTATACGGAGAAAAGACGGTAGGACTTATGCCCTGATGCCAGAACGTCCCACCGTGTCACCACTGGATGTTCCTTCAATTGACGCAGACATCTCTACGCAGGACGTCGTCACACTTGTCAGGCAAGAGAGGGGTAGAATAAGAGGGTGGCGTCAACGCGCCCAATAA
- a CDS encoding NAD(P)-binding domain-containing protein codes for MRQYISDEQIASVMTTRDFVESCDEAFRLYGLGKMVSPLRKEEVSREGEMDLFRLVMPGWWKGRFTGQKVIEERSDVKVGRLGSRTAVIELEDVRRGDRISFDAERITNMRTGAAGALGAKYLAKSPVRTAAILGTGRIAQALGRCIDVALAPEIIRVTSRTAERRAAYQADVGGDISCDLEVVADIETCIDGADAIFTSVPTPEPILFDVESHVHISVIGGDGRSTQLDPGLLTRRFVVPDHGEQVLNSGEFLALCEREETPRWVKGEGDEILNIGHAALGHLEHLCGQGCIAYSSGLAIQDVHAAATVWKKIREIK; via the coding sequence ATGAGACAGTATATTTCAGATGAGCAAATCGCTTCGGTGATGACGACCCGGGATTTTGTCGAGAGTTGCGACGAGGCGTTTCGGCTTTATGGCCTTGGGAAAATGGTCAGTCCGCTGCGCAAAGAAGAGGTTTCGCGCGAGGGAGAGATGGATCTTTTTCGTCTGGTGATGCCGGGCTGGTGGAAGGGGAGATTTACGGGACAAAAGGTTATCGAAGAGCGTTCGGATGTCAAGGTGGGGCGGTTGGGTTCGAGAACCGCTGTGATCGAGTTGGAGGATGTGCGGAGGGGTGATCGCATTTCGTTTGATGCAGAGCGTATTACCAATATGCGTACGGGTGCGGCGGGTGCGTTGGGCGCGAAATATTTGGCGAAGTCGCCGGTACGCACGGCGGCGATTCTGGGGACGGGGCGCATTGCACAGGCTCTGGGCAGGTGTATTGATGTGGCTCTGGCGCCAGAGATTATACGTGTAACGAGCAGGACGGCCGAGAGACGCGCGGCATATCAAGCAGATGTTGGAGGGGATATTTCCTGTGATCTGGAGGTGGTTGCGGATATTGAGACCTGTATTGATGGGGCAGATGCGATTTTTACTTCTGTGCCGACGCCTGAGCCGATTCTATTCGATGTGGAAAGCCATGTGCATATTTCGGTGATTGGGGGCGATGGGCGTTCCACGCAATTGGATCCGGGATTGTTGACGCGGCGATTTGTGGTGCCCGATCACGGTGAGCAGGTATTGAACTCTGGCGAGTTTCTCGCGTTGTGCGAGAGAGAGGAGACGCCCCGCTGGGTAAAAGGTGAGGGGGATGAGATATTAAATATAGGGCATGCGGCACTGGGACACTTGGAACACTTGTGCGGGCAGGGATGTATTGCGTATTCGAGCGGTCTGGCGATTCAAGATGTCCACGCCGCGGCGACTGTTTGGAAAAAAATTCGGGAAATAAAATGA